The region tttggaaaataaattaactaTGTTTCACCTTAAATATTAGAAACTAGGTTTCTGAAGAAACTGCAGAAAATCCAGCCAGATTGCTGGAAGAAGTCCGTGTTCAACTCTCCTTAACAAGCCACGCTATTTTAGCTATTACTTATGTCTACAGCACAAACAGAGTGGGGAGAGTTACATACCAAAGTTTACTTAACAGTGCCATAAAACAAAAGGCAGTGACAGATCTGTATTGTGGCgtacatcaaagaaaaaaatatgtagggTGTGGACTTGTTGATTCGacagaggcagatctgaatgtggtATGAAAGACTTCGCAAGTACCTGTGTGCAGCATCTGGGTCGGCCTTGCGGTGCGAACGCTTGGCTTTGAGTACGTGTCGTCTCTCAGAAGAGTGGATGGATGGGCTCAGTGAACTGGAGTTCAAACGAGGGGCGTCCGCCCTTGTTCTACAATAAAGCAAGAGCAGATATCAGAGCAGTGTACAGCCTACACATGCCTCCAGACCTTTCAAGAACAACTCTGACTCAGAACCTAAGAACTCACTTTCTCAGAATGATGACAGCTCTCCTCTCCTTGATGTCCTGTGGGCGGATGCAGTGCGTGATGTCATCGGCTGCATAGCCACTAAAACCAATCAAAGCAGTGAGCATGAGCAAGAActataatttataacattttaacacaattacaaagtacaaaataatgtttttagatCATAGcttttaatgaaaagctaataaatcaaaattaaaaaaaaaaaattacatgcttattaaaaagaattaaataagGTATCATTATTATACCATATCACACAAACAACTTGGCTTGCAAAGCTGTACCAGAACATACTTTGCTGTGATTTTGGGCATGCACAATAATACCAGTATGGCACCAgggtacattttaaaataccataGTATTACTATTACTGTAGAGCCACTTTTTAGTAAGGATATATACATGGTGTTTAAGAAATAGCATGTTGTGGAAATGAACTGTGACAGGGCAGTGTCCGCACTAGGACCGACCTGAGGACGGTGACGCTGCCGCGCCTGACGGGCAGGTAGAGCACCGGCTCGGACACACGGATGGGCTTGAACTGGAACTTGCAGCCGAAGCAGAGCGCGCTGTCGCTGAAGAACGACACCGACACGATCGGCCGCTCGAAGATGTGGATGGGGTCCACGTGCGACACGATGCAGCCCCCGGGCTGGTAGTCATTGATCACGGCGCTATTAACGAAGCCCTCCGGTATGACGCCGTGCGTCACGAGGCGATCGATGACCAGCTCGTGCACCCAGTCCGGTATCTCGTCCACCTCGCCTCTGGAGTACAGCCGCTCCTGCCCAGGCCCGCGCTTCTCCAGCTGCGAGCCGTACGTGTAGCCCTCGCCGAAGAAGTACTTGTTCCGCAGCGGCGCCCGGTCCACCGTGTGCTCCCGGTAGAGCCCCTTGTCTGCTATGGCGACCACCTCGTCTATCTTGGCCTCGATGCGCGCGCACTCCTCCTGCGTGAAGATATGCGCTTGCTTAACACTGCTCTTGACTTTTCGCGCTTCTGCGTCGCGCCGCTCCTCGTCGTCGTCCGACTCGCGGTACTTGCGCTTCTCGCCGTTGCTGTACTCGAAAACTTTGTCCCTGTGCGGCGTCATCGACTTCAGCTTCTCCCGCAGATCCGTAAATGAGGCCATTTTCAAGAGTAAAGTCCAAAAAACTGAGGCAAAAATGCTGTTTGACCTGAATTCGCCTCAGGTCCCCATGTTATAACATTAGAGTCGGTCACTGAAGTCGTGCGCGACGTGACCAAAGGCCCGGGGCCGCCTGCTTACCTCCGTTCAGCAAATTAAACCAACCAAAGTTTCCACTGCCCCATTCCACGAGCAACCCGACCGAATCGGTAACGCAAAGCAGTGAGTGGGCTGTCAATCACAGGCGGCGTTTTCCTGCGTACAGTGCCATAACATTAGCATCTAGCACAGCTAACGTTACGCCATCACTAGCTTCCAGTGGAACCAGGCGTACTGCTACATGCTGTTTAAAGCCCACGCCTTCTGCTCGCTGCAGCCGCCGTGCTCATCAGCCTATTTTATTGTATCCGAGAAATAGTAGTTATTATGCTGCTGAAAGATTACACAAAGCCGTGGAGAGAACAAACTCgtggaaccaaaactgtttggcgAGCTGCGCATGCGCGGTATGCAAGAGGGTCTGGTCCAGTGACAGCCAATGAGCGACGCGATCAGCTGTCGGCAAACCCCTGCGGctataaaaatcagttttatgaAAGTATGAAAGCAATCTTTATAAATTATCAcgaattttatattattattcttaaacagacattattgcatttttatcattactttgtataattattttataatacgtTTGTAATTagtatgcatttataaaaatgttagatATCAGCTTGTATAAAAACTAGAACTTTCTATTATAACAAAACTATTTTCAAACGTCACCtcaataataactataatacgtGTATATTATCCATTtactgtagtgtatatatttagtttttttatgcatttagaaatgtttagaaatgtgtTTAGCTCTATGcctgattatttatattttttcaaaaatacatttttagtcatGGTAAATGtcatgttcatttttgttttgaattggttaactacttaaaaatgattttgtcattaaaaagattatgtaacaataaatatgcaaattttgcAAGCCAGTTAAAACCCATAATATACAAGAGATCATGAAGTCCCATGCCTCAGATACGAAGGGGTTTCTTAGTGATCTCGTTTctcagaatgaaaataaaaataaaaaacaaaacaaaaataaaatgtaaaacaagcaGCTTATCATTAACAATTTgctgtattttaattatattcatttattagaTCTTAGATCTCAGAGGTGATATTCATATTCCAGTTTCTCCAAAACACTGTGAAATTCTAGACAATTACAGTAGGCAAATTTATTAACTTAGGTTTCAATCAATAAATTTATTAAGAAAATTGtagaaaaaattaatacaaatataacgACCTTGGTCTCGTAtcttaactaatgttaactaatagcTAAATACACAAAGTTTGACTGTgaaaaaatgtcattgcattacttTGAAAACCACCATTTCATTGAAAGTCTGCGTGAGAGAATGTGAGTGAAAAAAGATTACATTCATGCTGTTCTCCTGAGTAACATCTCTCTTCATTCAAACTTATGTGCATGTGGTAAAcgtttaaaataacacatttcaataCTTTCACATCTACAGTACCAAAGGACAAttttggataataataataataataatccatctgtataaatattatgcatttaatacaaaaataatgctttttattcATTGTGTGTCTTTTATACATAACATGTGAACAAATACACATGATTAGTGCAAACAGTGCATTAAGAGGTTTGGTTTAGTCATAAAAAACAACCTGATtatagaaaataaacatacagaaaGCATAGTATTTGTTCGTATACAGACTGTGTGTATCTGTATATGGTTTTGTTACAGCATGGTGATTTCACTGGGTGGCAGCGTCAGCCTCTTCTCTCGGACAGAGAGCATATTCTCAATATGCATGGCGATAACCCGACACAGCTCCAGACCCTACGAACAACATTCATGCTCATAAACCACTCATTCATACTTTTACACTGTTCTCATGGTGTTGATTGTGCGTTACCTGTTCCAGCTGTAACTGTGTGACTCTGTGGTTGGTTAAGTCCCCTATCAGGACGTCTACATAAGGGTAACTGGATCCAGCGCTGGGCCGCTGTGTGTGCGTTGACTGAATCAGCTTCAGCTGGAACTTCACCTGCACCTGCTGCCATCAGAAAATCAATTTGGAAAACTGAAACattacagggtttctgcaggtttgatGAAGATAAACTGAAGACTTCTGAAGATCGTGTTAAGAACTACTGAAGATAATTGCAGGAATTTCAAAGGGGAACCGATACATCAATATGTTCTCTATATGTTTGAGGAGTTATATTAGCAgcacttcaaagtttgaaaatacaacttttagCTAACCAtctcttttactttttaaaccCAGCTTAACTAAAATACAGAATTAACTTTTACTGTATCTTCCAATCACACTGCATAAAAGTGAAGTTCTTCCTCAGTACTCTTTCCCTCAAATTAAGtaagtttatgattaaaaaaattagaaaggaCTTATATCTGTCAGTGGGTttagaaaaaaacagtttatatacCACAGTTTTTATACTACATAGACAGATATAAGTTCTTGTTTTAACTCAAttttgctaaatttctcaaaaaacacatgaaaacttaatgtctttattttccatctcaagtaaatgtatcttgatttaagaatgtttaaattgggaaacaagacaaaaacactgaggaagatatatatttttttttttgcaatgtatgcAACATTAGTGCCACGACTTAATAATTTCTGCTCCAATTTAAGGCCTTATTTTATGGAAGGACCACAAGACCTTTTTAGGACCTCTAGAAAGCCTGCATTACCGTTAGAAGTCTGTGTGTTTGCGATACGCACAtgagtgtctttgt is a window of Cyprinus carpio isolate SPL01 chromosome B1, ASM1834038v1, whole genome shotgun sequence DNA encoding:
- the alkbh5 gene encoding RNA demethylase ALKBH5, which gives rise to MASFTDLREKLKSMTPHRDKVFEYSNGEKRKYRESDDDEERRDAEARKVKSSVKQAHIFTQEECARIEAKIDEVVAIADKGLYREHTVDRAPLRNKYFFGEGYTYGSQLEKRGPGQERLYSRGEVDEIPDWVHELVIDRLVTHGVIPEGFVNSAVINDYQPGGCIVSHVDPIHIFERPIVSVSFFSDSALCFGCKFQFKPIRVSEPVLYLPVRRGSVTVLSGYAADDITHCIRPQDIKERRAVIILRKTRADAPRLNSSSLSPSIHSSERRHVLKAKRSHRKADPDAAHRPRILEMDKELQRRSLSSRQRRHDGDSSENSWRRADEREPGSRYTHDHTPTRRVKMRRH